The stretch of DNA GCTATCCCGACCGGCTAAAGGTCTACGCGCGCGAGATCGGCGCCACCGCGCAGGTTGCGGGCGGCACCCCGGCGATGTGCGACGGGGTGACGCAGGGCGAGACGGGGATGGAGTTGTCGCTGTTCAGCCGCGATGTGATCGCGCTCAGCACCGCCGTTGCCCTGTCCCACGCGATGTATGACGGCGCGCTGATGCTCGGCATTTGCGACAAGATCGTGCCGGGCCTGCTCATGGGGAGCTTGCGCTTCGGCCACCTGCCGACGATCTTCGTGCCCAGCGGGCCCATGCCCACCGGCATCCCCAACAAGGAAAAACAGCGCGTCCGCCAGCTCTATGCCGAAGGTAAGGCGACCCGCGCCGAACTGCTCGAAAGCGAGATGAAGAGCTATCACTCGCCGGGCACCTGCACCTTCTTCGGCACCGCCAATTCCAACCAGATGATGATGGAGATGATGGGCCTGCACATTCCGGGCAGCGCCTTCATCCAGCCCGGCACGCAATTGCGGCAGGCGCTCGACCGCGAGGCAGTTCACCGGGTCGCGCAGATCGGGCGGAAGGGCGAGGATTACCGTCCGCTGGGCCATGTCGTCGACGAGAAGGCGATCATCAACGCCGCCGTCGGCCTGCTCGCCACCGGGGGATCGACCAATCACGCGATTCACCTGCCCGCGATGGCGCGCGCGGCAGGCGTGATCTTCGACTGGGACGACCTTTCCGAACTGTCGAGCGCCGTGCCGCTGATCGCGCAGGTCTATCCCAACGGCTCGGGCGATGTGAACAACTTCCACAACGCCGGGGGCATGGGCTACGTGATCGGCGAATTGCTCTCCGCAGGGCTCGCCCACCCCGACATCCTCACCGTGGGACGCGGCGATTTCAGCGACTACGCCCGCGAGCCGGGGCTCGACGGGGAAGCGCTGGTGTGGCGCGAAGTCGGCCCCTCGGGCGACGACACGATGCTGCGCACGGTCGCGAACCCTTTCAAGCCCGATGGCGGGATGCGGCTGCTTCAAGGCAATTTGGGGCGCGCCTGCTTCAAGACCTCGGCGGTGGATGAAAGCCGCTGGACGATCGAGGCTCCGGCCCGCGTGTTTCAGGATCAGGCCAGCGTCAACGCCGCCTTCAAGGCGGGCGAGCTCGACCGCGACGTGGTGGTTGTCGTGCGCTTTCAGGGCCCGCGCGCCAACGGGATGCCCGAACTCCACAAGCTCACCCCGGCGCTGGGCGTGCTGCAGGATCGCGGGCACAAGGTAGCGCTGGTCACTGACGGGCGGATGTCAGGCGCGAGCGGCAAGGTGCCTTGCGCGATCCACTGCACGCCCGAAGCGCTGGGCGACGGCCCGCTGGCCCGTCTTCGCGATGGCGACATGGTGAAGGTTTGTGCCGTCACCGGGACACTCTCGACCACCGCCGACCTGTCCTCGCGCGAGCCTGCCACCGACCCGCAGCCCGACATGGGCACGGGCCGCGAATTGTTCGGCATGATGCGCCGATTTGCCGACGGGGCCGAACAAGGGGCCAGCGCGATGCTCGCCACCGGAGGAATGTAATGAATATCGACGCCATCATGCGCACCGCGCCGGTCATCCCGGTGATCGTGATCGAGGACGAAGCCCACGCCGTGCCGCTCGCCGAGGCGCTGGTCGCAGGCGGTCTGCGCGTGCTCGAAGTCACATTGCGCACCCCTGCCGCGCTCCCCGCGATCCGGGCGATGAAGCAGGTCGAAGGCGCAATCGTCGGCGCGGGCACCGTCACCAACCCGCGCGAGCTCGATGCGGCGCTCGAAGCCGGGAGCGAGTTCATCGTCTCCCCCGGCCTCACCGACAATTTGGGCAAGGCGGCGGTAGCGAGCGGCGTGCCCTTCCTCCCTGGCATCGCCAATGCGGGCGACATCATGCGCGGGCTGGATCTGGGGCTCGACCGCTTCAAGTTCTTCCCGGCGATGGCGGCGGGCGGATTGCCTGCGTTGAAGGCGCTCGCCGCGCCCTTCGGCCAGTGCCGTTTCTGCCCCACCGGCGGGATCAGCCTCGACAACGCGGCCGAATGGCTCGCCTTCGATCCCGTGCTGTGCGTGGGCGGTTCCTGGGTCTCCCCCAAGGGCGCGCCCGACAAGGCGGTGGTGGAGCGGCTGGCGCGCGAGGCTTTCGGCTTGCGCTGATACCAGACACCGTTCGCCCTGAGCATGTCGAAGGGCCGCATTTTCTTTCAGCTACTGGCGCAGAAAAGAGAACGGTGCTTCGACAAGCTCAGCACGAACGGGGTTTGTTTTACTTCCTCAGCAGCCAACCGAAAATCTCCGGCAGGCGCGCGGCCCAGGCGTTCTCTTCGTGCTCGGCGCCTTCATAGACCCGGCTCTCCCAGTCGCGGCCCCGCTGCCAACCTGCCGCCGCAAACCGCGCGTCCACGACCTGCTGGTAGGGCGCATAGAACTGGTCGAGCGTGGCCGTGCCGTGGTCCAGCCACACCCGCCGTCCCTCGGGCGCGCCCAGCCTCGCGGCGAACCATGCGTCCCACAACGCCTTTACGCTGGCGCTCTCCCCTTCGACCGCGCGCGGATCGACCGCAGGCCAGTGCGACGAGACGCACCCCGCCCGCCCGAACACCTCCGGCGCTTCGAGAAAGGCGTAGCAGCTCATCAGCCCGCCCATGCTCGATCCGACGATGGCGGTATCGTCCCGCCCGGGCCGGGTGCGGAAGGCGGTGTCGACCCATGACTTGAGCGGCCCGGTCAGCCAGGCGAGATAGCGGTCCGACACCACCGCGCCGCCCGCCGCCGCATCCATCTGCGCGCGCAAGGATGGCGGCGCGGCGTCATAGGCGCTGCGGGGCAGGTATTGGCGATAACGGTCAGCCCCCGGTGCCCAGATGCCCACGATGATATGCGGTTCGACCTCGCCGCTTTCCATCGCCGCCAGCATCGCCTGATCGGCGGCCCAGATCTTGTTGAAGTTGGACTTGGTCACGTCGAACAGGTTGTGCCCGTCATGCATATAGAGGACGGGGTAGCGCTGCATGGAGCCGTCATAGCCGGGGGGCAGCCAGATCGTCAGGCGCTGGTCGGGCAGGCCCGCAGCGGCGATGCGCTCGTATTCGAGCAGGCGGCCACGGTCCTCGGCTCTGAGCGGCAGAGCCAGCGCAAGCAGGGCCAGCAGCGCGGCAAGGTGGCGGAACATGGCGGCTCTCCTCCGGGTCTCTCGGGAGAGGACTATCGCGGGGAGACAGCGGCGCTTCAAGCCCCGAGCGCCGCCTCGGCCAGCATCAGCGCGCCGGTGATCCCGGAATCGCTGCCGAGCCGCGGGCGGATGATCGCGTGACGCGCGCCGCCGGGGAAGTAGCCCGCGTCCAGTTCGAGGGCGCGGGCAGCGATGCGCTCGACGAGGCCGGGGGTGTTGGACACGCCGCCGCCCAGCACCACCTCGCCCACCGCGAGGCTGGCGAACAGGGTGTGGCAGGCCTGCGCGATGGTCTCGGCGATGATCGCGTGGGCCGGGTGATCGGCGGGCAGCTCGGAGAGCGAAGCACCCCAGCGCGCGGCGATGGCGGGGCCGCTGGCGAGGCCTTCGAGGCAGTCGCCATGCACCGGGCAGATGCCGGGAAAGTGGCGGTCGTCGGCGTGGCGGCGGGGGTAGAGGTGCCCCATCTCGGGGTGGGCGATGCCGTGGACGGGCTTGCCATCCACCACCAGCCCGCCGCCGATGCCGGTGCCGATGGTGAGGTAGGCGAGGCCGCCCTCGCCCCCGCCCGCCGCGACGTGCTCGGCGAGGGCTGCGGCGTTGACGTCGGTGTCGAAGCCGACCGGCACGCCCAGCGTCTGGCCCAGCCAGCCGGCGATGTCGCAGTCGGCCCAGCCGGGCTTGGGGGTGTTGGTGATGAAGCCCCACTTGGGCGACCGGCGATCGAGCTCGACCGGGCCGAAGCTGCCGATGCCGAGCGCGGTGAGGCCTCCGCCCTGCCCCGCCAGCCACTCGGCCGCCTCGGTCAGCGTGGTCTCGGGGGTGCGGGTGGGGATGGTGTGGCGGGCGATGATGCGGCCGGGCGAGGGGCCGACCGCGAGCACGAACTTGGTGCCGCCCGCCTCGATGCCCGCGAGCATCAGGCCGCGCGCTCCGGCGTCAGCGCGGAGAGGTGCGCGCGCTCGCCATCGAGCGTCAGGTGGAGCAGCGGGGCGGGCACGCCGCCGAATCCGCCGCCGGGCAGGACATCGACGAAGGAACACACGGTGAGGCTCGCATCGACATACCAGCTGTAAGTCTGCTGCGGCCGGTCCACGGGGTTGGCGAGCACCAGTCCGGTGCCGTTCAATGGCCGCCACGGCCCTGCCATGCTGTCCGCGACCATGCCGTAGAGCCCTCCCGGTGCGTGGCGCAGGCCTTCGGCGAAGGTCGAAGTCTGCGTCGACCAGAAGGCGTAGTAGCGTCCGGCGTGAAACACCAGATGCGCGCGTTCGAGCTCGTTGTTGACGCCCTCGGCATGGAGCAGCGGAGCGAGCAGTTCCCAGCCCGCAGCATCCTTGCGGGCGATCCCGAAGGCCCCGTTGAAGGCGCTGGCCGATCCCGCCAGCGAGGCGGTGAAGGCGAGGTAGTCGGTGCCGTCCGCCGGGTCGCGAAAGAAGGCGGGGTCACGGAAGGCCTTGATCTTGCCCGCCTCGCCCTCGTGCGCATCGGCGGGCATGTAATGCGGGCCGTAGCCCGTCACCAACGGCGCGGGTTGCGACCAGCCCTGCGGCCAGCCATCCGCTCCGAGCGACGCGTGCGCAGCCCACAGCTCTTGCTGGTAACCCCCGGCCATGGCGCTCGTCCCGGCGGCGGTGAAGAACAGCGTCACCACACCCTCGTCCAGCAAGGCCGATCCGGCCCACTCGCGCTCGTAAGGCACGGCGAAGTCGGGGAGCACCGGGCCGCAATCGCTCCAGCCCTCGCCCACCCGCTCGATCCAGTGGATCTTGGCCTCGAAGTGCCGGAGCGCCGGGTCGCCGCGGTCGGGCGCGGTCAGCGCCATCCACATGGCACGGCCCGCCAGCGTCACACGCTCACCGCGCGCGTCCTGCACCGGCCACATGTCCCAGTAGTAGCGCGCCGGATCGAGCCCGGAGCGGTCCGGCTCGCCCACGGGCGGGATCAGCGCCGCCGCGCCACTCTCGGGCCCGAGCGCTCGCACATGTTCGGCTGTCCAGGCGCTGGTCATGGCGGCAGTCTTTTCCATTTCATGCATCACAAGACAGGCTGGCCGCACGCACCCCAAGTCTTGGGGGAGAGCAGGTGCGGCGGCCAGCCCATGGGCCTCGGCGGCGGTTCGTCAGAAGTCGAACCGCACCGAAGCAAGCACCGTGCGCCCGGCGATCGAACGCGCCCGGACGATGGCGTTGCCCGGGATCGAACCCTCTTCCGCTTCGGTATAGCCAGTGGCGTTGAACAGGTTCTGGGCGTTCAGACCCACCTCGATCCGCTCGATCGGGCGGAAGGCGAGGAAGGCGTTGACTTGCGCGAAGGCGGGCAGGATCAGATCATTGTTGTCCTGCGTGTAGCTTTCGGTGGTGCCGACGATGTTCGCGCCCAGCGTGAACTTGTCGGCATCGTACTGCGCGGTCGCTTGATAGACGAGATCGGCTTGCCGGCGCGGCGTGTTGCCGATGGTCGCGGTGTTGAGCGCATCCTTGATCTCGGCATCGGTCCAGGTCGCACCCGCCGAGAGGCTGAACGGCCCGCTGCGATAGCTGCCTTCCAGCTCGATCCCGAAGGCCTCGAAGGTGGTGTCGAACAGCACCAGCGGGGCGATATCGACATTGGTTTCCGAGGTTTCGGCGTAGAAGCCGGTGGCGTAGAGCGCGAGGCCGCCGGACTGATACTTCAGACCCGCCTCGAGCTGGTCGACCCGCGCGACCACCCCGGCATCGCCGCCCGGCAGGCTGCCGTCGGTGGTGCTGACCGCCGGGCTGAACAGCGAACGGTCCGCGGTGTGGCGGCCACCCTGGCTGTAGCGCGCGAAGATCCCCAGATCGTCGGTCAGGAGGTAATTCGCGCCCAGCGAGAAGCTGAAGTAATCGAAGTCGTAATTGACCGGGCGCGCATTGGTGAGCGGCAGCACCGCGGTCTGCGCTTCGGCGGGGCTGATCGTGCCGTCGTTGTCGAAATCGAAGCTGGCGATCCCGGCACCGAAGCCGCTGTCCGATCCGGTGATCGTGCCGCTGGCATCGCCGTAATCGTAGCGGATCGAGGCGTCGATCGTCAGGCGGTCGAAATCGAGCGAGACCGAGGCGAAGGGCGCATAGGTCGAATAATCGACATCATAGCTGCGGCGGCAGCAATTGCCGAAGAAGCTGGCGCTGTAGCCGACCGTCCCGTTCTGGGTAACCAAATCGCCGTCCGCATCGCGGATGTCGACCAGCACCGCCCGCCCGTTGCCTT from Porphyrobacter sp. YT40 encodes:
- the edd gene encoding phosphogluconate dehydratase — translated: MNKPLNDTLHRVTQRVIERSKPSRQAYLDLIRREGDNMGERSAVSCSNLAHAYAGAQEDQAALMTGKGANFGIVTAYNDMLSAHQPYGRYPDRLKVYAREIGATAQVAGGTPAMCDGVTQGETGMELSLFSRDVIALSTAVALSHAMYDGALMLGICDKIVPGLLMGSLRFGHLPTIFVPSGPMPTGIPNKEKQRVRQLYAEGKATRAELLESEMKSYHSPGTCTFFGTANSNQMMMEMMGLHIPGSAFIQPGTQLRQALDREAVHRVAQIGRKGEDYRPLGHVVDEKAIINAAVGLLATGGSTNHAIHLPAMARAAGVIFDWDDLSELSSAVPLIAQVYPNGSGDVNNFHNAGGMGYVIGELLSAGLAHPDILTVGRGDFSDYAREPGLDGEALVWREVGPSGDDTMLRTVANPFKPDGGMRLLQGNLGRACFKTSAVDESRWTIEAPARVFQDQASVNAAFKAGELDRDVVVVVRFQGPRANGMPELHKLTPALGVLQDRGHKVALVTDGRMSGASGKVPCAIHCTPEALGDGPLARLRDGDMVKVCAVTGTLSTTADLSSREPATDPQPDMGTGRELFGMMRRFADGAEQGASAMLATGGM
- the eda gene encoding bifunctional 4-hydroxy-2-oxoglutarate aldolase/2-dehydro-3-deoxy-phosphogluconate aldolase, with protein sequence MNIDAIMRTAPVIPVIVIEDEAHAVPLAEALVAGGLRVLEVTLRTPAALPAIRAMKQVEGAIVGAGTVTNPRELDAALEAGSEFIVSPGLTDNLGKAAVASGVPFLPGIANAGDIMRGLDLGLDRFKFFPAMAAGGLPALKALAAPFGQCRFCPTGGISLDNAAEWLAFDPVLCVGGSWVSPKGAPDKAVVERLAREAFGLR
- a CDS encoding alpha/beta hydrolase-fold protein; the encoded protein is MFRHLAALLALLALALPLRAEDRGRLLEYERIAAAGLPDQRLTIWLPPGYDGSMQRYPVLYMHDGHNLFDVTKSNFNKIWAADQAMLAAMESGEVEPHIIVGIWAPGADRYRQYLPRSAYDAAPPSLRAQMDAAAGGAVVSDRYLAWLTGPLKSWVDTAFRTRPGRDDTAIVGSSMGGLMSCYAFLEAPEVFGRAGCVSSHWPAVDPRAVEGESASVKALWDAWFAARLGAPEGRRVWLDHGTATLDQFYAPYQQVVDARFAAAGWQRGRDWESRVYEGAEHEENAWAARLPEIFGWLLRK
- a CDS encoding ROK family protein, with amino-acid sequence MLAGIEAGGTKFVLAVGPSPGRIIARHTIPTRTPETTLTEAAEWLAGQGGGLTALGIGSFGPVELDRRSPKWGFITNTPKPGWADCDIAGWLGQTLGVPVGFDTDVNAAALAEHVAAGGGEGGLAYLTIGTGIGGGLVVDGKPVHGIAHPEMGHLYPRRHADDRHFPGICPVHGDCLEGLASGPAIAARWGASLSELPADHPAHAIIAETIAQACHTLFASLAVGEVVLGGGVSNTPGLVERIAARALELDAGYFPGGARHAIIRPRLGSDSGITGALMLAEAALGA
- a CDS encoding glycoside hydrolase family 68 protein translates to MEKTAAMTSAWTAEHVRALGPESGAAALIPPVGEPDRSGLDPARYYWDMWPVQDARGERVTLAGRAMWMALTAPDRGDPALRHFEAKIHWIERVGEGWSDCGPVLPDFAVPYEREWAGSALLDEGVVTLFFTAAGTSAMAGGYQQELWAAHASLGADGWPQGWSQPAPLVTGYGPHYMPADAHEGEAGKIKAFRDPAFFRDPADGTDYLAFTASLAGSASAFNGAFGIARKDAAGWELLAPLLHAEGVNNELERAHLVFHAGRYYAFWSTQTSTFAEGLRHAPGGLYGMVADSMAGPWRPLNGTGLVLANPVDRPQQTYSWYVDASLTVCSFVDVLPGGGFGGVPAPLLHLTLDGERAHLSALTPERAA